From a single Streptomyces rubradiris genomic region:
- a CDS encoding class I SAM-dependent methyltransferase, producing the protein MRAPAAPRPVGTVTRGTTNPNRLRRMDRWIAAAHGAALRRASDPVAVDLGYGAAPWTAVELLTRLRAAAPRTRVVGVEIDPVRVAAARPYEREGLVFRHGGFEVPVPGRPALIRAANVLRQYDEAEVAPVWRQLCARLAPGGLLVEGTCDEIGRRHVWVALGPEGPRTVTFATRLGSLERPSDLAERLPKALIHRNVPGEPVHAFLRDFDRAWAAAAPYASYGARQRWMRTVRDLTADWPVTDTPARWRQGEVTVAWAALAPVG; encoded by the coding sequence GGGACCACCAACCCCAACCGGCTGCGCCGCATGGACCGCTGGATCGCGGCCGCGCACGGCGCCGCGCTGCGCCGCGCGAGCGACCCCGTGGCCGTCGACCTGGGCTACGGCGCCGCGCCCTGGACCGCCGTGGAGTTGCTGACCCGGCTGCGCGCGGCGGCGCCCCGCACCCGCGTGGTCGGCGTGGAGATCGATCCCGTCCGGGTCGCGGCGGCGCGGCCGTACGAGCGCGAGGGCCTGGTCTTCCGGCACGGCGGCTTCGAGGTGCCGGTGCCCGGACGGCCCGCGCTGATCCGGGCCGCGAACGTACTGCGCCAGTACGACGAGGCCGAGGTCGCGCCGGTGTGGCGGCAGCTGTGCGCGCGGCTCGCCCCGGGCGGACTGCTGGTGGAGGGCACCTGCGACGAGATCGGCCGCCGGCACGTGTGGGTGGCGCTCGGTCCCGAGGGCCCCCGCACGGTCACCTTCGCCACCCGGCTGGGCTCCCTGGAGCGCCCCTCCGACCTCGCCGAGCGGCTGCCGAAGGCGCTGATCCACCGCAATGTCCCGGGCGAGCCGGTACACGCCTTCCTGCGCGACTTCGACCGCGCCTGGGCCGCTGCCGCGCCCTACGCCTCCTACGGCGCCCGTCAGCGCTGGATGCGCACGGTGCGGGACCTGACCGCCGACTGGCCGGTGACGGACACCCCGGCCCGCTGGCGGCAGGGCGAAGTCACCGTGGCCTGGGCCGCGTTGGCGCCGGTGGGCTGA